The Polypterus senegalus isolate Bchr_013 chromosome 1, ASM1683550v1, whole genome shotgun sequence genome includes a window with the following:
- the gpr160 gene encoding probable G-protein coupled receptor 160 isoform X2 — MCSTQDFHPIMQDMSHVFMYQCLIFTSHQCSSVTTIIMFLLLCTILYCRSGFINLMKSLGSLSVYEGPPWSLSYTSQWEESAMRKQLLSNITLCFLATWMPFIFLQAVVLFLRADIPAYLDLNVPWLCFLNSFLIGTVYWLRNQEVGMKSSAFPDGFCCWNFSYSLENETHLVPNSKSLITTVIITP; from the exons ATGTGCTCCACGCAAG ACTTTCATCCAATAATGCAGGACATGTCTCATGTGTTCATGTACCAATGCCTTATCTTTACCAGCCACCAGTGCTCATCTGTGACAACTATTATAATGTTTCTTCTGCTGTGCACCATTCTCTACTGCCGCTCTGGATTTATCAACTTGATGAAGTCACTTGGGAGCTTGTCTGTATATGAAGGACCTCCTTGGTCTTTGTCTTACACATCTCAGTGGGAGGAAAGTGCTATGAGGAAGCAGCTTCTCTCGAACATCACCTTGTGCTTTCTTGCCACTTGGATGCCTTTTATATTTTTGCAGGCAGTTGTCCTATTCCTAAGGGCAGATATCCCAGCATATTTGGACTTGAATGTTCCTTGGCTCTGTTTCCTCAACAGTTTCCTCATTGGCACAGTGTACTGGCTCAGGAACCAGGAGGTTGGTATGAAGAGCTCTGCTTTTCCAGATGGGTTTTGCTGCTGGAATTTTTCCTACTCTTTGGAAAATGAAACCCATCTTGTTCCCAACAGTAAGTCTTTAATCACAACTGTCATCATTACACCATAG
- the gpr160 gene encoding probable G-protein coupled receptor 160 isoform X1: MADCLLGVYIFSVCSNFHPIMQDMSHVFMYQCLIFTSHQCSSVTTIIMFLLLCTILYCRSGFINLMKSLGSLSVYEGPPWSLSYTSQWEESAMRKQLLSNITLCFLATWMPFIFLQAVVLFLRADIPAYLDLNVPWLCFLNSFLIGTVYWLRNQEVGMKSSAFPDGFCCWNFSYSLENETHLVPNSKSLITTVIITP; the protein is encoded by the exons ATGGCTGACTgtctgcttggagtttacatattctctGTGTGTTCAA ACTTTCATCCAATAATGCAGGACATGTCTCATGTGTTCATGTACCAATGCCTTATCTTTACCAGCCACCAGTGCTCATCTGTGACAACTATTATAATGTTTCTTCTGCTGTGCACCATTCTCTACTGCCGCTCTGGATTTATCAACTTGATGAAGTCACTTGGGAGCTTGTCTGTATATGAAGGACCTCCTTGGTCTTTGTCTTACACATCTCAGTGGGAGGAAAGTGCTATGAGGAAGCAGCTTCTCTCGAACATCACCTTGTGCTTTCTTGCCACTTGGATGCCTTTTATATTTTTGCAGGCAGTTGTCCTATTCCTAAGGGCAGATATCCCAGCATATTTGGACTTGAATGTTCCTTGGCTCTGTTTCCTCAACAGTTTCCTCATTGGCACAGTGTACTGGCTCAGGAACCAGGAGGTTGGTATGAAGAGCTCTGCTTTTCCAGATGGGTTTTGCTGCTGGAATTTTTCCTACTCTTTGGAAAATGAAACCCATCTTGTTCCCAACAGTAAGTCTTTAATCACAACTGTCATCATTACACCATAG